In Salmo salar chromosome ssa15, Ssal_v3.1, whole genome shotgun sequence, one genomic interval encodes:
- the si:dkey-8e10.3 gene encoding LOW QUALITY PROTEIN: serine/threonine-protein kinase SBK1 (The sequence of the model RefSeq protein was modified relative to this genomic sequence to represent the inferred CDS: deleted 1 base in 1 codon), whose protein sequence is MIELGLADGSLIDELMALTAQSLSHLEIKEHFNIIKEIGRGKYGKVLLVTHRCRGTPMALKVMPKASTKLQGFLREYCISLHLSCHPCIVGLFGIAFQSNEHYGFAQELVIGRDLFAVIQPKVGIPESAVKRCVLQIASALEFIHEHGLVHRDIKPENILLLDSHCCRVKLADFGLAQTRGTLIRFISGTLPYMAPELCAVALEEGQKEVMAPPLSVEPSLDTWAFGVVIFCILTGYFPWERCVTSDDFYQEFADWCQAPTVEEVPPLWKRFTPAAMEMFSRLLQLNANNRCTVGEVRSYVEKDWLMPTLVDTNGLQTENGKASATCSTPSVCRSSPVHQEVE, encoded by the exons atgatcgaGCTGGGCCTTGCAGATGGCAGTCTGATCGATGAACTGATGGCGCTGACGGCTCAGAGCCTGAGCCACTTGGAGATCAAAGAGCACTTCAACATTATCAAGGAGATCGGCCGGGGGAAGTATGGCAAGGTTCTGCTGGTCACCCATCGCTGCAGGG GAACACCGATGGCTCTTAAAGTGATGCCAAAAGCCTCCACCAAGCTCCAGGGATTCTTACGGGAGTACTGCATCTCCTTGCACCTATCCTGCCACCCCTGCATCGTAGGTCTCTTCGGAATCGCCTTTCAATCTAATGAGCACTATGGCTTTGCCCAGGAGCTTGTTATTGGGAGGGACCTTTTTGCCGTCATCCAACCAAAA GTGGGTATCCCAGAGAGTGCAGTGAAGCGCTGCGTCCTGCAGATTGCCAGTGCCCTGGAGTTCATCCACGAGCACGGCCTGGTCCACCGCGACATCAAACCTGAGAACATCCTGCTGCTGGACAGCCACTGCTGCCGCGTAAAGCTGGCCGAC TTCGGCCTGGCCCAGACGAGAGGCACTCTGATTCGCTTCATCTCCGGCACACTGCCCTACATGGCCCCAGAGCTGTGTGCCGTTGCCCTGGAGGAGGGCCAGAAGGAGGTCATGGCGCCCCCGCTCAGCGTGGAGCCCAGCCTGGACACCTGGGCCTTCGGAGTGGTCATCTTTTGCATCCTCACTGGCTACTTCCCCTGGGAGCGCTGCGTGACCTCAGATGACTTCTACCAGGAGTTTGCTGATTGGTGCCAGGCACCCACCGTGGAGGAAGTTCCACCCTTGTGGAAGAGATTCACCCCGGCTGCCATGGAAATGTTCAGCAGGCTGTTGCAGCTCAATGCTAACAACAGATGCACAGTAGGGGAGGTCAGGTCCTATGTGGAAAAGGACTGGTTGATGCCGACACTAGTGGATACAAACGGACTGCAAACGGAGAATGGCAAGGCCAGTGCCACCTGCTCCACCCCTAGTGTGTGTAGGAGTAGTCCTGTCCACCAGGAGGTGGAGTAA